From the Actinomycetota bacterium genome, one window contains:
- the rpsJ gene encoding 30S ribosomal protein S10 gives MAQQKIRIRLKAYDHELIDRSARLIVEQAQRTGATVVGPVPLPTEKNVYCVIKSPFKDKDSREHFEMRTHKRLIDIHQPTPKTVDSLMRLDVPAGVDIEIKL, from the coding sequence ATGGCTCAGCAAAAGATAAGAATAAGGCTCAAGGCTTACGATCACGAGTTGATCGACCGCAGTGCGCGGTTGATCGTGGAGCAGGCCCAGCGCACCGGCGCCACCGTGGTCGGCCCCGTGCCGCTGCCGACGGAGAAGAACGTCTACTGCGTCATCAAGAGCCCTTTCAAGGACAAGGATTCACGTGAGCATTTTGAGATGCGCACGCACAAGCGGCTGATCGACATCCATCAGCCGACGCCAAAGACGGTCGACTCGCTCATGCGGCTGGACGTGCCCGCGGGCGTCGACATCGAAATCAAACTCTAA
- the rpsL gene encoding 30S ribosomal protein S12 has protein sequence MPTVNQLVRKGRKAGIEKTSTPALKGAPQRRGVCTRVYTTTPKKPNSALRKVCRVRLTTGIEVTAYIPGIGHNLQEHSVVLVKGGRVKDLPGVRYKVVRAALDTAGVTDRRQARSKYGVKTP, from the coding sequence ATGCCGACAGTGAACCAACTCGTGAGGAAGGGCCGCAAGGCCGGCATCGAGAAGACATCGACGCCGGCGCTGAAGGGCGCGCCACAGCGCCGCGGCGTCTGCACCCGCGTCTATACGACCACTCCCAAGAAGCCGAACTCGGCTCTGCGGAAGGTCTGCCGAGTCCGTCTCACCACCGGCATCGAGGTAACAGCCTACATTCCCGGCATCGGCCATAACCTTCAGGAGCACTCCGTGGTCCTGGTAAAGGGCGGCCGCGTCAAGGATCTGCCGGGCGTGCGTTATAAAGTAGTCCGGGCCGCACTGGATACAGCGGGGGTCACCGACCGCCGCCAGGCCCGTTCCAAATACGGTGTGAAAACCCCTTAA
- the tuf gene encoding elongation factor Tu — MSKQKFERNKPHLNVGTIGHIDHGKTTLTAAITACLAGHGENVEVRSFDSIDNAPEERERGITIATAHVEYETEKRHYAHVDCPGHADYIKNMITGAAQMDGAILVVSAADGPMPQTREHILLARQVGVPYIIVFLNKVDMVDDPELLELVEIEVRELLSEYEFPGDDIPIVAGSALKALECACGKAECPACNPILELMHAVDEYLPEPERDIDKPFLMPVEDVFTITGRGTVATGRVERGIVKVGEEVEIVGMQEKVDKTVCTGVEMFRKLLDEGRAGDNIGVLLRGTKREDIQRGMVLSKPGSITPHTHFKAQVYVLSKEEGGRHTPFFTNYRPQFYFRTTDVTGSITLEEGVEMVMPGDNTNMEVKLITPIAMEEGLRFAIREGGHTVGAGAVIEIIE, encoded by the coding sequence ATGTCAAAGCAAAAATTTGAAAGAAACAAGCCGCACTTGAATGTAGGCACAATCGGCCATATCGATCATGGCAAGACGACCCTGACCGCCGCTATCACGGCCTGCCTGGCCGGACATGGCGAGAACGTCGAGGTCCGGAGCTTTGATTCAATCGATAACGCCCCGGAAGAGCGCGAGCGCGGCATCACCATCGCCACCGCCCACGTCGAGTACGAGACCGAGAAGCGTCATTACGCTCACGTCGACTGCCCGGGCCACGCTGACTATATCAAGAACATGATCACCGGCGCGGCGCAGATGGACGGCGCCATCCTGGTGGTAAGCGCAGCTGACGGCCCAATGCCGCAGACCCGCGAGCACATCCTTCTGGCCCGCCAGGTAGGCGTGCCCTACATCATCGTCTTCCTCAATAAGGTCGACATGGTGGACGATCCCGAGCTGCTTGAGCTGGTCGAGATCGAAGTGCGCGAGCTGCTCTCCGAGTATGAATTCCCCGGGGACGATATTCCCATCGTCGCCGGTTCGGCTCTCAAGGCTCTGGAATGCGCCTGCGGCAAGGCCGAGTGCCCTGCCTGCAACCCGATCCTCGAGCTCATGCACGCGGTGGATGAGTATCTGCCCGAGCCGGAGCGCGACATCGACAAGCCTTTCCTGATGCCCGTCGAGGACGTCTTCACCATCACCGGCCGCGGCACAGTCGCCACCGGCCGTGTCGAGCGCGGCATCGTCAAGGTCGGCGAGGAAGTCGAGATCGTCGGCATGCAGGAGAAGGTCGACAAGACCGTCTGCACCGGCGTCGAGATGTTCCGCAAGCTGCTCGACGAGGGGCGCGCGGGTGACAACATCGGCGTGCTGCTCCGCGGCACCAAGCGGGAAGACATCCAGCGCGGCATGGTTCTGTCCAAGCCGGGCTCGATCACACCGCATACGCACTTCAAGGCACAGGTCTACGTGCTCTCCAAGGAAGAAGGCGGCCGTCACACACCGTTCTTCACCAATTACCGGCCGCAGTTCTACTTCCGTACGACGGACGTGACCGGCAGCATCACCCTGGAAGAGGGCGTCGAGATGGTAATGCCTGGTGACAACACCAACATGGAAGTCAAACTGATCACGCCGATCGCCATGGAAGAAGGCCTCCGCTTCGCTATTCGCGAGGGCGGCCATACCGTGGGCGCCGGCGCAGTAATCGAGATCATCGAATAA
- the rplC gene encoding 50S ribosomal protein L3, whose protein sequence is MKKNKVIKPQAGHFKRAGVEPRRHLAEIRVEAEVAEGGSEEDAILKLVVPAAAAVAEEAAEEPAEEAAAEAAVEAAGPEEESTEAQAAEAAEAGEAGGAAEAAGEAKEEPKAEAKAEVKKEEKKSTKKSKKKAKAPEAKPEITVNAFETGQKVKVTGVSKGKGFAGVIKRHNFAGGPASHGAHFHRAPGSIGASAYPSRVFKGLKLPGQMGNKKSTQLGLTVVRIDQDQNLLFLKGAVPGSSNGLIFIQTQ, encoded by the coding sequence ATGAAGAAGAACAAGGTCATCAAGCCGCAGGCGGGCCATTTCAAGAGGGCCGGCGTCGAGCCGCGGCGGCACCTGGCGGAGATCCGCGTAGAGGCGGAGGTGGCCGAGGGCGGTTCTGAAGAGGATGCCATCCTGAAGCTGGTTGTTCCGGCGGCGGCAGCCGTGGCCGAAGAAGCGGCCGAGGAACCGGCGGAAGAGGCGGCGGCTGAAGCAGCCGTAGAAGCAGCCGGCCCGGAAGAAGAGTCAACCGAAGCGCAGGCCGCTGAGGCCGCTGAGGCTGGCGAGGCTGGAGGAGCCGCGGAGGCTGCCGGCGAAGCCAAGGAAGAACCAAAGGCTGAAGCCAAAGCCGAAGTCAAAAAAGAAGAGAAGAAGTCTACCAAGAAGTCAAAGAAGAAAGCCAAAGCCCCCGAGGCGAAGCCCGAGATCACGGTCAACGCCTTTGAAACAGGCCAGAAGGTAAAGGTAACCGGAGTTTCCAAGGGCAAGGGTTTTGCCGGCGTCATCAAGCGCCACAACTTTGCCGGCGGTCCCGCTTCCCACGGCGCGCATTTTCATCGCGCTCCCGGATCGATCGGCGCCAGCGCTTACCCTTCCCGTGTATTCAAGGGACTGAAACTGCCGGGCCAGATGGGCAACAAGAAATCGACGCAGCTGGGACTGACCGTCGTCAGAATCGACCAGGATCAGAACCTACTGTTTCTCAAGGGCGCGGTCCCGGGTTCAAGCAACGGCCTGATCTTCATCCAGACCCAGTAA
- a CDS encoding DNA-directed RNA polymerase subunit beta' has product MLDINNFDAIRIGLASSDKIRAWSSGEVTKPETINYRTLKPEKDGLFCERIFGPTKDWECYCGKYKRVRYKGIICERCGVEVTRSKVRRERMGHIDLAAPVSHIWFFKGVPSRMGYLLDIAPKELEKVLYFAASIVTFIDFEKRAADAEVLKEKVNAYVEQLHADKLERVAELEAALERRLRVLDGEATPDEIEDEALAIYGSTEKKDRKLTKKETADKRAAIEKEITADIVDTNEYAEEQAERMGVLWEEFQKLEVQQIVGDEQLFRELKDKFGSPFGFGSYFRGGMGAEAIRELLEQVDLEAEVASLNDSVENSKGQKQQRALKRLKVVQAFLSSGNHPEWMVLEAVPVIPPELRPMVQLDGGRFATSDLNDLYRRVINRNNRLKRLLDLGAPEIIVNNEKRMLQEAVDALFDNGRRGRAVTGPGNRPLKSLSDMLKGKQGRFRQNLLGKRVDYSGRSVIVAGPNLRLHQCGVPKLMALELFKPFIMSRLVERDRVQNIKAAKKMVESMVPEVWDVLEEVISEHPVMLNRAPTLHRLGIQAFEPILVEGKAIQIHPLVCAAFNADFDGDQMAVHVPLSAEAQAEARILMLSSNNILSPAHGRPLAVPSQDMILGTYFLTYCAQDVSKLDPQKMKPAPQVFGSADEVLRAVDEKTVGLQDVVRLRHGEEKILTSAGRAIFNAELDDCLFDFMGEDYKPEEREFVNYTIDKKKMNKLIADLINQFGTVAVAQLLDVIKRLGFEHATRSGVTVGKNDIVIPPEKASILDSYEEMVDHIYNQYDHGFITEGERHELVVEKWHEATDKVAEAMDKNLYELNPLYMMANSGARGNPDQMHQLAGMRGLMLNPKGETMERPVKASLMEGMSVLEFFISTHGSRKGLADTALRTADSGYLTRRLVDVAQDVIIREEDCGTEDYLELPLRLEDRKTKSTKLNDNLLGRVLAQDIPGKRKPAIVAERGTELTTRVIREIDEVHGEKPGFIVPVRSVLKCEAEVGICSFCYGRNLASGELAELGDAVGIIAAQSIGEPGTQLTMRTFHRGGIAGRDITHGLPRVVELFEARKPKGQAKIAEIAGKVEIVTKDDDSRTVLIKGKDEEKKYSFPRGTLLLIKDGDKIEMGTQLEDGPLYPPDLVAFRGNTATELYLVNEVQRVYRQQGVDINDKHIELVVRQMMKRVRVESPGDTGYMFGQLAERVKFKHENEKAVAAGGAPAVPEQIIMGITKASLATESFLSAASFQETTKVLTDAAIEGKVDHLLGLKENVIIGKLIPASTGLRRYRTLEIFSTREPEEQDLLSVGARSEEEEAS; this is encoded by the coding sequence TTGCTAGACATCAATAACTTTGATGCCATCCGGATCGGACTGGCTTCGTCCGACAAGATCAGGGCCTGGTCTTCGGGTGAGGTCACAAAACCCGAGACCATCAATTACCGTACCTTGAAGCCAGAGAAGGACGGCCTCTTCTGCGAGCGCATCTTCGGTCCCACCAAGGATTGGGAATGCTATTGCGGCAAGTACAAGCGTGTCCGCTACAAGGGCATCATCTGCGAGCGCTGCGGCGTCGAGGTGACGCGGTCGAAGGTGCGCCGCGAGCGCATGGGCCACATCGACCTGGCGGCTCCGGTCTCCCACATCTGGTTCTTCAAGGGCGTGCCTTCACGCATGGGTTACCTGCTGGACATCGCACCCAAGGAGCTGGAGAAGGTCCTCTACTTCGCCGCCTCGATCGTGACCTTCATCGATTTCGAGAAGCGCGCAGCCGACGCCGAGGTGCTCAAGGAAAAAGTAAATGCGTACGTGGAGCAGCTCCACGCTGACAAGCTGGAGCGCGTCGCCGAGCTGGAAGCAGCTCTCGAGCGGCGCCTGCGCGTGCTCGACGGCGAGGCCACTCCCGATGAGATCGAGGACGAGGCCCTGGCCATCTATGGCAGCACCGAGAAGAAGGACCGCAAGCTGACCAAGAAGGAGACCGCCGACAAGCGGGCCGCGATCGAGAAGGAAATAACCGCGGACATCGTCGACACCAACGAATACGCCGAGGAGCAGGCCGAGCGCATGGGCGTCCTCTGGGAGGAATTCCAGAAGCTGGAAGTCCAGCAGATCGTCGGCGACGAGCAGCTCTTCCGCGAACTGAAAGACAAGTTCGGCAGCCCCTTCGGTTTCGGCAGTTACTTCCGTGGCGGCATGGGCGCCGAGGCGATCCGCGAGCTCCTGGAGCAGGTCGACCTCGAGGCCGAGGTCGCTTCCCTGAACGACTCAGTCGAGAATTCCAAAGGCCAGAAGCAGCAGAGGGCGCTCAAGCGCCTCAAGGTTGTGCAGGCTTTTTTGAGCTCGGGCAACCATCCGGAATGGATGGTGCTCGAAGCGGTGCCGGTGATCCCGCCGGAGCTGCGCCCGATGGTGCAGCTGGACGGCGGGCGTTTCGCCACCTCCGACCTCAACGATCTGTACCGCCGCGTCATCAACAGGAACAACCGCCTCAAGAGGCTGCTGGACCTGGGCGCACCCGAGATCATCGTCAATAACGAGAAGCGCATGCTGCAGGAAGCTGTGGACGCGCTCTTCGACAACGGCCGGCGCGGCCGCGCCGTCACCGGCCCGGGCAACCGGCCCCTGAAGTCGCTGTCTGACATGCTCAAGGGCAAGCAGGGACGCTTCCGCCAGAACCTGCTGGGCAAGCGCGTCGATTATTCCGGCCGCTCCGTCATCGTCGCCGGCCCGAACCTGAGGCTGCACCAGTGCGGCGTCCCCAAACTGATGGCGCTGGAACTGTTCAAGCCGTTCATCATGAGCCGCCTGGTCGAGCGCGACCGGGTGCAGAACATCAAGGCCGCCAAGAAGATGGTGGAGAGCATGGTGCCCGAGGTCTGGGACGTGCTCGAGGAGGTCATCTCCGAACACCCGGTGATGCTCAACCGCGCGCCGACCCTGCACAGGCTGGGCATCCAGGCTTTCGAGCCGATCCTGGTCGAGGGCAAGGCCATTCAGATTCATCCGCTGGTCTGCGCCGCCTTCAACGCCGACTTCGACGGCGATCAGATGGCCGTGCACGTGCCGCTTTCGGCTGAGGCTCAGGCCGAGGCGCGCATACTCATGCTCTCATCGAACAATATTCTCTCACCGGCCCATGGCCGGCCGCTGGCGGTGCCGTCACAGGACATGATCCTCGGCACCTATTTCCTCACCTACTGCGCGCAGGATGTCAGCAAGCTCGACCCGCAGAAGATGAAGCCGGCGCCCCAGGTGTTCGGCTCCGCCGATGAGGTGCTGCGCGCGGTCGACGAGAAGACCGTCGGCCTGCAGGACGTAGTGCGCCTGCGGCATGGCGAGGAGAAGATACTGACCTCGGCGGGACGCGCCATCTTCAACGCCGAGCTCGACGACTGCCTCTTCGATTTCATGGGCGAGGATTACAAGCCTGAGGAGAGGGAGTTCGTCAACTACACCATCGACAAGAAGAAGATGAACAAACTCATCGCCGATCTGATCAATCAGTTCGGCACCGTGGCCGTAGCCCAGCTGCTGGATGTCATCAAGCGGCTCGGTTTCGAGCACGCGACCCGCTCCGGCGTCACTGTCGGCAAGAACGACATCGTCATCCCGCCGGAAAAAGCCTCGATCCTCGACAGCTATGAGGAGATGGTCGACCACATCTACAACCAGTACGACCACGGTTTCATCACCGAGGGCGAGCGGCATGAACTGGTAGTGGAAAAGTGGCATGAGGCTACCGACAAGGTGGCCGAGGCCATGGACAAGAACCTCTACGAGCTTAATCCGCTCTATATGATGGCCAATTCCGGCGCCCGCGGTAACCCCGACCAGATGCATCAGCTGGCCGGTATGCGCGGCCTCATGCTCAATCCGAAGGGCGAGACCATGGAGCGTCCGGTCAAGGCGAGCCTGATGGAGGGCATGAGCGTGCTCGAGTTCTTCATCTCGACCCACGGTTCCCGCAAGGGACTCGCAGATACAGCTCTGCGGACCGCTGACTCGGGCTACCTGACCCGGCGCCTGGTGGATGTTGCCCAGGACGTCATCATCAGGGAAGAGGATTGCGGCACCGAGGATTACCTGGAGCTGCCGCTGCGCCTCGAGGACAGGAAGACCAAGAGCACCAAACTCAACGACAACCTTCTCGGCCGGGTTCTGGCTCAGGATATTCCCGGCAAGCGCAAGCCGGCCATCGTGGCCGAGCGCGGTACGGAATTGACCACGCGTGTCATTAGAGAGATAGACGAGGTCCACGGCGAAAAGCCCGGCTTCATCGTGCCGGTGCGTTCCGTGCTCAAATGCGAGGCTGAAGTCGGCATCTGCTCCTTCTGCTATGGCCGCAACCTGGCCTCCGGAGAACTGGCCGAGCTCGGCGACGCGGTCGGCATCATCGCCGCCCAGTCGATCGGCGAGCCCGGCACGCAGCTGACCATGCGCACCTTCCACCGCGGCGGCATCGCCGGCCGCGACATCACCCACGGTCTGCCGAGGGTCGTCGAGCTGTTCGAGGCCCGCAAGCCGAAAGGCCAGGCCAAGATCGCCGAGATCGCCGGCAAGGTCGAGATCGTGACCAAGGACGATGACAGCCGCACCGTGCTCATCAAGGGCAAGGACGAGGAGAAGAAATACTCATTCCCCCGCGGCACGCTGCTGCTGATCAAGGACGGCGACAAGATCGAGATGGGGACCCAGCTGGAAGACGGTCCGCTTTATCCGCCCGACCTGGTGGCGTTCAGGGGCAACACCGCCACCGAGCTCTATCTCGTCAACGAGGTGCAGCGGGTCTACCGTCAGCAGGGTGTGGACATCAACGACAAGCATATCGAGCTGGTCGTGCGCCAGATGATGAAGCGCGTGCGCGTGGAATCTCCGGGCGATACCGGCTACATGTTCGGCCAGCTGGCCGAACGCGTCAAGTTCAAGCACGAGAACGAGAAGGCAGTGGCGGCAGGCGGAGCCCCGGCTGTGCCCGAGCAGATCATCATGGGCATCACCAAGGCCTCTCTGGCGACGGAGAGCTTCCTCTCGGCGGCTTCCTTCCAGGAGACCACCAAGGTGCTCACCGACGCCGCCATCGAGGGCAAGGTCGATCACCTGCTGGGCCTGAAGGAGAACGTCATCATCGGCAAGCTGATTCCGGCATCAACCGGCCTCAGGCGCTACCGCACCCTGGAGATCTTCTCCACGCGCGAGCCCGAGGAGCAGGACCTGCTGTCGGTGGGAGCCCGCTCCGAGGAGGAAGAGGCCAGCTGA
- the rpsG gene encoding 30S ribosomal protein S7 translates to MPRRAAAQKRETTPDPIYNSKLVAQFVNKVMLGGKKSTAEKITYRALEIMGEKKGDDPVAVLKQAVDAVTPSLEVRSRRVGGATYQVPVEVPSRRARTLAIRWIVGYARDRREKTMAERLANECLEALGNQGSAWKKKDDIYRMAQANKAFAHYRW, encoded by the coding sequence ATGCCCCGCCGAGCCGCAGCCCAGAAACGGGAGACCACTCCCGACCCCATCTATAACAGCAAGCTGGTAGCCCAGTTTGTGAACAAGGTGATGCTGGGCGGCAAGAAGTCGACGGCGGAAAAGATCACTTACCGCGCCCTGGAGATCATGGGCGAGAAGAAAGGCGACGATCCGGTCGCGGTATTGAAGCAGGCAGTCGACGCGGTCACGCCGTCTCTGGAGGTCAGGTCCCGCCGGGTCGGCGGCGCCACCTACCAGGTGCCGGTCGAGGTTCCTTCCCGCCGCGCGCGCACCCTGGCGATCCGCTGGATCGTGGGCTATGCCCGCGACCGCCGCGAGAAGACCATGGCCGAGAGGCTGGCCAACGAGTGCCTCGAAGCGCTCGGCAACCAGGGTTCCGCCTGGAAGAAGAAGGATGATATCTATCGCATGGCTCAGGCAAACAAGGCCTTTGCACATTACCGCTGGTAA
- the fusA gene encoding elongation factor G → MTRKFSLEKTRNIGIMAHIDAGKTTTTERILFYTGRTHKIGEVHEGAAVMDWMEQEQERGITITSAATTCQWKDYRINVIDTPGHVDFTVEVERSLRVLDGAIALFCSVGGVEPQSETVWRQADKYMVPRIAYVNKMDRMGSDYFQVLDMMIKRLGANPVAVQLPIGREEAFRGVIDLVEMKALVWDDSDMGETWKVEEIPEDMAEFAQEWRNHMIEKLADHDDQLMEAYVEGKEIDKAHLKEVIRKATNAIAITPVLCGTAFKNKGVQPLLDAVIDYLPSPLDVPPIKGISSDKGEEIRNASDDEPFAALAFKVMTDPFVGKLTYFRVYSGSLKSGSHVYNATKDRKERIGRILQMHANRREERDAIYAGELAAAVGLKYTTTGDTLCDQSDPIILESMDFPNPVIAVAIEPKTKADQEKLGASLHKLAEEDPTFQVRTDEETGQTVISGMGELHLEIIVDRLLREFKVDANVGKPQVAYRETIRKPVEKVIGKFVRQSGGRGQYGHVVINLEPSAPGEGYEFVEKISGGVIPKEYIPSVNEGIKEAMENGVLAGYPMVGVKVTLVDGSYHDVDSSEMAFRIAGSMALKSGVAKAKPVLLEPVMEVEVVVPEEYMGDVIGDLNSRRGKIEGMEPRGKAQVIRARIPLAEMFGYATDLRSLSQGRAVYTMQFDRYEEVPSSIATGIVEQVNGK, encoded by the coding sequence ATGACACGTAAGTTTTCCTTGGAGAAAACCAGAAATATCGGCATCATGGCCCATATCGACGCCGGCAAGACTACGACCACCGAGCGCATCCTGTTCTACACCGGCAGGACGCACAAGATCGGCGAGGTCCACGAGGGCGCCGCGGTTATGGACTGGATGGAGCAGGAGCAGGAGCGGGGAATCACCATCACCTCCGCCGCCACGACCTGCCAATGGAAAGATTACCGGATAAACGTTATAGACACGCCCGGGCACGTGGACTTTACCGTCGAGGTTGAGCGCTCGCTGCGCGTCCTCGATGGCGCCATCGCCCTGTTCTGTTCCGTAGGCGGCGTCGAGCCCCAGTCAGAGACAGTCTGGCGCCAGGCCGACAAGTACATGGTCCCGCGCATCGCCTATGTGAACAAGATGGACCGCATGGGCTCCGATTACTTCCAGGTGCTGGACATGATGATCAAGCGCTTGGGCGCGAACCCGGTGGCCGTGCAGCTTCCCATCGGCCGCGAGGAAGCCTTCCGCGGCGTCATCGACCTGGTAGAGATGAAAGCGCTGGTCTGGGACGACAGCGACATGGGCGAGACCTGGAAGGTGGAAGAGATTCCCGAGGACATGGCCGAGTTCGCGCAGGAATGGCGCAACCACATGATCGAGAAGCTCGCCGACCACGACGACCAACTGATGGAAGCCTATGTCGAAGGCAAGGAGATCGACAAGGCGCACCTCAAGGAAGTAATCCGCAAGGCAACCAACGCCATCGCCATCACCCCCGTCCTCTGCGGCACCGCCTTCAAGAACAAGGGCGTGCAGCCGCTACTGGACGCGGTCATAGATTATCTGCCGTCGCCGCTGGACGTGCCCCCGATCAAGGGCATCAGCTCCGACAAGGGCGAGGAGATCCGCAATGCCTCCGACGACGAGCCCTTCGCGGCGCTCGCCTTCAAGGTCATGACCGATCCCTTCGTCGGCAAACTCACATATTTCAGGGTCTATTCCGGCTCGCTCAAATCGGGCAGCCATGTATATAACGCCACCAAGGACCGCAAGGAACGCATCGGCAGGATCCTGCAGATGCACGCCAACAGGCGCGAGGAGCGCGACGCCATCTACGCCGGCGAGCTCGCCGCGGCCGTGGGTCTTAAGTACACGACCACCGGCGATACCCTTTGCGACCAGAGCGACCCGATCATTCTGGAGTCGATGGACTTCCCCAACCCGGTTATCGCCGTGGCCATCGAGCCCAAGACCAAGGCCGACCAGGAGAAGCTGGGCGCCTCGCTGCACAAACTGGCCGAGGAAGACCCGACCTTCCAGGTCCGCACCGATGAGGAGACCGGCCAGACCGTCATCTCCGGCATGGGCGAGTTGCACCTGGAGATCATCGTCGACCGCCTGCTGCGTGAGTTCAAGGTCGACGCCAATGTCGGCAAGCCGCAGGTCGCCTATCGCGAGACCATCCGCAAGCCGGTCGAGAAGGTAATCGGCAAGTTCGTTCGCCAGTCCGGCGGCCGCGGCCAGTATGGCCACGTTGTCATCAACCTCGAGCCTTCCGCCCCGGGCGAGGGCTACGAGTTCGTAGAGAAGATCTCCGGCGGCGTCATTCCCAAGGAATACATCCCCTCGGTCAACGAGGGCATCAAGGAAGCCATGGAAAACGGCGTCCTGGCCGGGTACCCGATGGTGGGCGTCAAGGTGACGCTCGTCGACGGTTCCTATCACGACGTCGACTCTTCGGAGATGGCCTTCCGCATCGCCGGCTCGATGGCGCTGAAGTCCGGCGTCGCCAAGGCCAAGCCGGTCCTGCTTGAGCCGGTCATGGAGGTCGAGGTCGTCGTCCCGGAGGAATATATGGGCGACGTCATCGGCGACCTGAATTCACGCCGGGGCAAGATCGAGGGTATGGAGCCCCGGGGCAAGGCCCAGGTCATCCGCGCCCGTATCCCCCTGGCGGAGATGTTCGGCTACGCCACGGACCTGCGCTCGCTGAGCCAGGGAAGGGCGGTTTACACCATGCAGTTCGACCGTTATGAAGAGGTCCCGAGCTCGATCGCTACCGGCATCGTGGAGCAGGTCAACGGCAAGTAG